One window of the Desulfurellaceae bacterium genome contains the following:
- a CDS encoding penicillin acylase family protein, translating to MKSGGVHVIVMSLLAVILSLPLSTLRAEEQATRVQVAGLNEAVEILTDRWGISHIYARNQDDLFFAQGYNAARDRLFQLEIWRRRVTGTLAEIQGPKALDRDIGARLLRPRGDLRLDMYHYHPQGEQIITAFVNGINAYIAQTRQQPELLPVEFQLLGIQPQAWTPDIVVSRLGGIFLNLQIELRLARVLPDLGPDTARELLNLHPGRPDLSVAEGLDLAAIPADVDKYYTAARQRVEFAPEDIVDPAARATPADQGEPAAPTEQPAQTDSEGSNNWVVAGSHTLSRQPFMVNDPHRAITAPSLRYWVHLVAPGWNVIGGGEPHLPGVSIGHNEYGAWGLTIFPTDTEDLYVYETNPDNPNQYRYLGEWQNMRVYTETIPVKGQEPVRVELRYTRHGPVLKTDPDTRRAYALRAAWREIGGAPYLSSLRMDQAKNWEEFREACSYSRAPSENMVWADLEGNIGWQAVGIVPLRPNWSGLLPVPGDGRFEWDGYLPIEQLPHVFNPPQGFWATANQENLPADYPYPISYFWIEPYRFARAQEVLASGRQFTTMDMMRLQNDELSIPARTLVPLLSGLHSDQPPVQQALETLRGWDSVLAKDSVAAGIYAAWQERLWKNFLDRSVPPALHEHFPDIALQPVLNSLLAPDERYGDDPTAGRDQFVLTSLEQAVQSLTERFGPEPQAWTYGQAEYHHILMPHPLGKAVNPAYAERLEVGPIARGGDNFTLNNTDNSAAQETGASFRIIADLSDWDRSLGVNAPGQSGNPDDPHYRDLVPLWQAGKYFPVLYSRDKIEAVSQRKTVLHP from the coding sequence CGCTGGGGCATCTCCCACATCTACGCCCGCAACCAGGACGACCTGTTCTTTGCCCAGGGCTATAACGCGGCCCGCGACCGTTTGTTTCAGCTCGAAATCTGGCGCCGTCGGGTCACCGGCACCCTGGCCGAGATTCAGGGCCCCAAGGCGCTCGACCGTGATATTGGCGCGCGTCTGCTGCGCCCCCGGGGCGACCTGCGCCTTGATATGTACCACTACCATCCCCAGGGCGAGCAGATCATCACCGCTTTCGTCAACGGCATTAACGCCTATATCGCCCAGACCCGGCAGCAGCCCGAACTCCTGCCGGTCGAGTTCCAGCTGCTCGGCATCCAGCCCCAAGCCTGGACCCCGGACATCGTGGTGTCTCGCTTGGGCGGGATTTTTCTGAATCTCCAGATCGAACTGCGTCTGGCCAGGGTGCTGCCCGACCTCGGACCGGACACAGCGCGTGAGCTGTTGAACCTGCACCCTGGCAGGCCCGACCTGAGCGTTGCCGAGGGCCTGGATCTGGCCGCCATACCGGCCGATGTTGACAAATACTACACCGCCGCCCGACAGCGGGTGGAGTTCGCGCCCGAGGATATTGTTGACCCGGCCGCCCGGGCCACGCCCGCCGATCAGGGCGAGCCGGCCGCGCCCACCGAGCAGCCGGCCCAGACCGACAGTGAGGGCAGCAACAACTGGGTGGTGGCCGGCTCCCATACCCTGAGTCGTCAGCCGTTCATGGTCAACGACCCGCACCGCGCCATCACCGCCCCGTCACTCCGCTACTGGGTCCACCTGGTCGCGCCGGGCTGGAACGTGATTGGCGGCGGTGAGCCGCACCTGCCCGGCGTGTCGATCGGTCACAACGAATACGGCGCCTGGGGGCTGACCATCTTTCCGACCGACACCGAAGACTTGTACGTGTACGAGACCAATCCCGACAACCCGAACCAGTACCGCTACCTGGGCGAGTGGCAAAACATGCGCGTCTACACGGAGACGATACCGGTCAAAGGCCAGGAACCGGTCAGGGTCGAGTTGCGCTACACCCGTCACGGCCCGGTCCTGAAGACCGACCCGGACACCCGACGCGCCTATGCCCTGCGGGCCGCCTGGCGGGAAATCGGCGGGGCGCCATATCTGTCCAGCCTGCGCATGGACCAGGCCAAAAACTGGGAGGAGTTCCGCGAGGCGTGTTCCTACTCCCGGGCACCCTCGGAGAACATGGTCTGGGCCGACCTGGAAGGCAACATCGGCTGGCAGGCTGTCGGCATCGTTCCCCTGCGGCCGAACTGGAGCGGCCTGCTGCCGGTGCCGGGCGACGGTCGCTTCGAGTGGGACGGCTATCTGCCGATCGAACAGCTGCCCCACGTCTTCAATCCGCCCCAGGGCTTCTGGGCTACCGCCAACCAGGAAAACCTGCCGGCCGACTACCCCTACCCGATCAGCTATTTCTGGATCGAGCCCTACCGCTTTGCCCGCGCCCAGGAAGTCCTGGCCAGCGGCCGGCAGTTCACCACCATGGACATGATGCGGCTACAGAACGACGAGCTGTCCATTCCGGCCCGCACCCTCGTGCCCCTGCTCAGCGGCCTGCACTCCGACCAGCCGCCGGTTCAGCAGGCGCTTGAAACCCTGCGCGGCTGGGACTCTGTCCTGGCCAAAGACTCGGTCGCCGCCGGTATTTATGCAGCCTGGCAGGAGCGCCTGTGGAAGAATTTTCTTGACCGCTCCGTCCCCCCGGCCCTGCACGAGCACTTTCCCGATATCGCCCTCCAGCCCGTGCTCAACAGTCTGCTCGCCCCGGACGAGCGCTATGGCGACGATCCGACTGCGGGCCGCGACCAGTTTGTCCTGACCAGCCTGGAACAGGCCGTGCAGAGCCTGACCGAGCGTTTCGGTCCCGAGCCGCAGGCCTGGACCTACGGTCAGGCCGAGTACCATCACATCCTGATGCCCCACCCGCTCGGCAAGGCCGTCAACCCCGCCTATGCCGAACGCCTTGAGGTCGGTCCCATCGCCCGGGGCGGGGATAACTTCACCCTCAACAACACCGACAACAGTGCAGCCCAGGAGACCGGGGCGTCCTTTCGGATTATTGCCGACCTGTCGGACTGGGATCGCTCGCTGGGCGTGAACGCGCCCGGACAGTCCGGCAACCCGGACGACCCGCACTACCGAGACCTCGTTCCATTGTGGCAGGCGGGAAAATACTTCCCCGTCCTGTACTCACGGGACAAGATCGAAGCCGTCAGCCAGCGCAAGACCGTCCTGCATCCATAG